From one Terriglobia bacterium genomic stretch:
- a CDS encoding type II secretion system protein GspG, whose amino-acid sequence MTMRGAGAALVILVTSTAYSSSGAPAPVSSITVDPVAQTMGTMRIVSTLLVDQQRREGVFPLADSRFHRVQDALGPQPGIQAAKLARDGWGHPLWYRAVRGTHQLISYGADGSADQNYDDQNLYAARFQPVVDAPDPRNDLVLIDARFVRRPFGSRSREFETINAINAIFIASASFAIDNNRYPGSAAEFRPVSELAAELAPTYIQDLPLNDGWGRPLVYASHAGTFVLASFGENGVPEVAYYTDLPCNLQAFGGEVTIDEGGDVVQVCGVFANWPRGTEP is encoded by the coding sequence ATGACGATGCGAGGCGCCGGGGCTGCTCTAGTCATCCTGGTCACGTCGACAGCGTATTCATCGAGTGGCGCGCCGGCGCCCGTCTCTTCGATTACTGTCGATCCTGTGGCACAGACCATGGGGACGATGAGGATCGTCAGCACCCTTCTGGTCGATCAGCAGCGACGGGAGGGTGTCTTTCCGCTCGCCGATAGTAGGTTCCATCGGGTTCAGGACGCACTCGGCCCCCAGCCGGGTATCCAGGCCGCGAAGCTAGCCCGCGATGGATGGGGCCATCCTCTATGGTATCGGGCGGTGCGGGGAACGCACCAGTTGATCAGCTACGGTGCGGACGGCAGCGCTGACCAGAATTACGACGACCAGAATCTGTATGCCGCTCGCTTTCAGCCCGTCGTCGACGCACCCGACCCTCGAAACGATCTCGTCCTCATCGATGCACGCTTCGTCAGGCGTCCGTTCGGTTCCCGAAGTCGAGAATTCGAAACGATCAACGCGATCAACGCAATCTTCATCGCGTCGGCCTCCTTCGCCATCGACAACAATCGTTACCCTGGTAGCGCGGCGGAGTTCAGACCGGTGTCGGAGCTCGCCGCCGAGCTGGCACCGACCTACATCCAGGACCTTCCATTGAATGACGGCTGGGGGCGCCCGCTCGTGTACGCGAGCCACGCGGGGACGTTCGTCCTCGCGAGCTTCGGCGAAAACGGCGTGCCGGAAGTGGCGTACTACACCGACCTTCCGTGCAACCTCCAGGCCTTCGGCGGAGAAGTCACGATTGATGAAGGCGGTGACGTCGTCCAGGTCTGCGGCGTCTTTGCGAACTGGCCGAGAGGCACCGAGCCGTGA
- a CDS encoding nucleotidyltransferase family protein, whose product MTVARPEEVIARLRAEETALRSLGVSRLGLFGSFRRGDAREESDVDLLVEFEPGRKTFDSFMSLGFFLESLLGRRVELVTPESLSPYIGPRILREVQYVAFRG is encoded by the coding sequence GTGACCGTTGCGCGACCGGAAGAGGTCATCGCCCGGCTTCGAGCCGAGGAGACGGCGCTGCGGTCGCTCGGCGTCTCCCGGCTCGGGCTATTCGGCTCGTTCCGGAGGGGAGACGCTCGCGAGGAAAGCGATGTCGATCTTCTCGTGGAGTTCGAGCCCGGGCGAAAGACCTTCGACAGCTTCATGAGCCTGGGGTTCTTCCTGGAGTCCCTACTGGGCAGGCGCGTGGAACTCGTCACACCGGAGTCCCTGAGCCCGTACATCGGTCCCCGCATCCTCCGCGAGGTTCAGTATGTCGCCTTCCGGGGTTGA
- a CDS encoding DUF86 domain-containing protein gives MSPSGVEYLRHILDEADFISESIGGRTREAFLADEVLKRAVVRSLEIIGEAAKHVPDSIRSGSPGIEWRAMAGIRDRLIHDYFGVDYDIVWDVAVRKVPELLAEIRGLVKQYGDSPD, from the coding sequence ATGTCGCCTTCCGGGGTTGAGTACCTTCGCCACATCCTGGACGAAGCGGACTTCATCTCCGAGAGCATCGGCGGCCGCACGAGGGAGGCGTTCCTGGCGGACGAGGTGCTCAAGAGGGCGGTGGTCCGCAGTCTGGAGATCATCGGCGAGGCCGCGAAGCACGTGCCGGATTCGATCCGGAGCGGAAGTCCCGGAATCGAGTGGCGCGCGATGGCCGGCATCCGGGATCGGCTCATCCACGACTACTTCGGCGTGGACTACGACATCGTCTGGGATGTCGCGGTCAGGAAAGTCCCCGAGCTGTTGGCGGAGATTCGGGGCCTCGTGAAGCAGTACGGGGACTCGCCGGACTGA
- a CDS encoding bleomycin resistance family protein — translation MAIKGVTPVLNVSDVPTSLAWFESLGWKRGFTWNDGGMIEGAGDRSAHGDAQFGSVCAEDSQIFLCHGGQGSRGTIMPRWPGDDMTDGVWMSWWIDSVPSLDELHATAVSLGYVVTMPPTNEPWGVREFHLRHPDGHMFRVSAGLGD, via the coding sequence ATGGCGATTAAGGGAGTCACCCCGGTTCTCAACGTCAGCGACGTTCCGACGAGCCTCGCATGGTTCGAGTCCTTGGGCTGGAAGCGCGGGTTCACGTGGAACGACGGCGGGATGATCGAAGGAGCGGGCGATCGCAGCGCCCACGGCGACGCCCAATTCGGGAGCGTCTGCGCGGAGGATTCGCAGATCTTCCTCTGCCACGGAGGGCAAGGCTCGCGCGGGACGATCATGCCGCGATGGCCCGGCGACGACATGACCGACGGCGTCTGGATGAGCTGGTGGATCGATTCCGTGCCATCCCTCGACGAGCTGCACGCGACGGCCGTGTCGCTCGGCTACGTCGTCACGATGCCGCCGACGAACGAGCCGTGGGGCGTTCGCGAGTTCCACCTTCGCCACCCCGACGGGCACATGTTCCGGGTGAGCGCGGGGCTCGGGGATTGA
- a CDS encoding DUF4143 domain-containing protein, with the protein MHELVSHRDYVSGDALSYWRSTSGFEVDFILGEHTAVEVKAKPNVSSQDLRSLRALAEEKKLKRYLCVGLDSRPRKVEAVVVLPFQEFLEALWSGEYR; encoded by the coding sequence ATGCACGAGCTCGTGAGCCATCGCGACTACGTGTCCGGCGACGCGCTTTCCTACTGGCGTTCGACTTCGGGATTCGAGGTGGATTTCATCCTCGGAGAACACACCGCCGTCGAGGTCAAAGCGAAGCCCAACGTGTCGTCGCAGGACCTGAGATCGCTCCGTGCTCTCGCCGAGGAGAAGAAGCTGAAACGCTACCTCTGCGTGGGTCTCGATTCGAGGCCACGAAAGGTGGAGGCCGTCGTCGTGCTCCCGTTCCAAGAGTTCCTCGAGGCGCTGTGGAGCGGGGAGTACCGATGA
- a CDS encoding UPF0158 family protein: MKRKPIKIDWDEIEAAFDNKREDLVYYLDLVTGQVVLEGEGEEADFEDDEDLVDEDGKEDAPAREGTTHLYIEPPGEEDEIGWMEYFVEEADDLDPAVLAKLREALDQPEPLNAFRDGLRADPAARDRWFLYRTERLHESVDAWLDANHVHAAEPPPWRG; this comes from the coding sequence ATGAAGCGAAAGCCGATCAAGATCGACTGGGACGAGATCGAAGCCGCGTTCGACAACAAGCGCGAGGATCTCGTGTACTACCTCGACCTCGTCACGGGCCAGGTGGTCCTCGAGGGAGAAGGGGAAGAAGCGGACTTCGAGGACGACGAAGACCTCGTGGACGAGGACGGCAAGGAAGACGCGCCGGCCCGCGAGGGGACCACGCACCTCTACATCGAGCCGCCCGGAGAGGAAGACGAGATCGGCTGGATGGAGTACTTCGTGGAGGAGGCGGACGACCTGGACCCCGCGGTCCTGGCCAAGCTCCGGGAAGCCCTCGACCAGCCCGAGCCGCTGAACGCGTTCCGGGACGGGCTCCGCGCCGACCCCGCGGCGCGCGACCGTTGGTTCCTCTACCGGACGGAGAGGCTCCACGAGTCGGTCGACGCCTGGCTCGACGCCAACCACGTCCACGCCGCCGAGCCGCCTCCGTGGAGGGGATGA
- the alr gene encoding alanine racemase yields MLNWVEVDARALRGNVSEFRRRLGAGPLLGAVVKSNAYGHGILEAAAIARGAGADWLCVNGVEEGVRLRDAGHDAPVLVMGYVGLGDLGEVVARDLRPVVYNLAAVGELERCAARLRRRVRVHLKAETGTNRQGVLEADVPEFVRRVRASEWLELEGLTTHFANIEDTTDHSFAEGQIAAFQRVSERVSEAGGPVPIRHSACSAATLLFNRTHLDLARIGISLYGLWPSRETYVSCLERGKPSLDLRPVLTWKTRVAQVKDVPEGGYVGYGCAFRATRPTRIAVLPVGYFEGYDRRLSGVGHALVHGKRAPVRGRVCMNMCMVDVTDVPGVAVEDEVVLLGRQGEERISAEQIASWCGTISYEIVSRIHPSLPRRVLDDAPDAATA; encoded by the coding sequence TTGCTGAACTGGGTGGAGGTCGACGCGCGGGCGCTTCGCGGCAACGTGTCGGAGTTCCGGCGACGTCTCGGGGCCGGGCCGCTGCTCGGCGCCGTCGTCAAGTCGAACGCGTACGGCCACGGAATCCTGGAGGCCGCGGCGATCGCGCGCGGCGCCGGAGCGGACTGGCTCTGCGTGAACGGCGTCGAGGAGGGGGTGCGCCTCCGGGACGCGGGGCACGACGCGCCGGTGCTGGTGATGGGGTACGTCGGGCTGGGCGACCTCGGAGAGGTGGTCGCCCGGGACCTCCGGCCGGTGGTGTACAACCTCGCCGCCGTGGGGGAGCTGGAGCGCTGCGCCGCTCGCCTCCGCCGCCGCGTGCGGGTGCACCTCAAGGCTGAAACCGGGACGAACCGGCAAGGCGTCCTCGAAGCGGACGTGCCGGAGTTCGTCCGCAGGGTTCGCGCATCGGAGTGGCTCGAGCTGGAGGGGTTGACCACCCACTTCGCGAACATCGAGGACACCACGGACCACTCCTTTGCCGAGGGACAGATCGCCGCGTTCCAGCGGGTCTCGGAAAGGGTGAGCGAGGCCGGCGGACCGGTCCCCATCCGCCATTCCGCCTGCTCCGCGGCCACGCTCCTGTTCAACCGGACCCACCTGGACCTGGCGAGGATCGGGATCTCGCTCTACGGCCTGTGGCCGTCGCGGGAAACCTACGTCTCCTGCCTCGAGCGGGGCAAGCCGTCCCTCGACCTGAGGCCGGTCCTCACCTGGAAGACCCGCGTCGCGCAGGTGAAGGACGTTCCGGAGGGAGGATACGTCGGCTACGGCTGCGCCTTCAGGGCCACGCGACCGACCCGGATCGCCGTCCTCCCCGTCGGCTACTTCGAGGGGTACGACCGGCGGCTGTCGGGAGTGGGCCATGCCCTCGTCCACGGGAAGCGCGCCCCGGTGCGCGGCCGGGTCTGCATGAACATGTGCATGGTGGACGTGACCGACGTCCCCGGCGTCGCGGTGGAGGACGAAGTCGTCCTCCTCGGGCGGCAGGGGGAAGAGCGGATCAGCGCCGAGCAGATCGCCTCCTGGTGCGGCACGATCTCCTACGAGATCGTCTCCCGGATCCACCCCTCCCTTCCCCGCCGGGTCTTGGACGACGCCCCGGACGCGGCGACCGCTTGA
- a CDS encoding aminopeptidase: protein MAKAFDLERFLVDVFAPEAGERVAVMVDVPTSSCPDDSDWGDRRRMAEEWRAGLERLGRRIGFEVLPLVSYPATGSNGASLPANAELGGKSVPMASLFDGVTLVLALTEFSATAPLIDVSKRRPGADVFRAASMPGIMKRMEETSLAADYGEVARRCRILKEAFLTADRAEVEFSTGHRCLFDLRFRVCESDDGYLHRDKSDDLPVINLPSGETFEVPYEGEKPGIPSRTEGELPVGEGGETVVFRVLGNRIVEVIGAGPAAERHRAYFATDPARGNIAELAFGCNERAVVTGNVLEDEKAGFHWAFGRSDHLGGVWGVEAFLSPQTVVHQDIVYAQGNPIGIARADLVAADGKRITVIRDGAYVLW, encoded by the coding sequence ATGGCGAAGGCGTTCGACCTCGAGAGGTTCCTCGTGGACGTGTTCGCACCGGAGGCGGGCGAGCGGGTCGCCGTGATGGTGGACGTGCCGACGTCGTCCTGTCCCGACGACTCCGATTGGGGCGACCGGCGTCGCATGGCGGAGGAATGGCGGGCGGGGCTCGAAAGGCTCGGGCGGAGGATCGGATTCGAAGTGCTCCCGCTGGTGTCGTACCCGGCGACCGGTTCGAACGGCGCGAGCCTGCCGGCCAACGCTGAGCTCGGCGGCAAGTCCGTCCCGATGGCGTCGCTCTTCGACGGCGTCACCCTCGTGCTGGCGCTGACGGAGTTCTCCGCCACCGCGCCGCTCATCGACGTCTCTAAGCGCCGGCCCGGCGCCGACGTGTTCCGGGCGGCCAGCATGCCCGGCATCATGAAGAGGATGGAAGAGACCTCGCTCGCCGCGGACTACGGCGAGGTCGCCCGCAGGTGCCGGATCCTGAAGGAGGCCTTCCTGACCGCCGACCGCGCGGAGGTCGAGTTCTCCACCGGCCACCGCTGCCTCTTCGATCTGCGCTTCCGCGTCTGCGAATCCGACGACGGCTACCTCCACCGCGACAAGAGCGACGACCTCCCGGTGATCAACCTTCCGTCAGGGGAGACGTTCGAGGTCCCGTACGAGGGGGAGAAGCCGGGGATCCCGTCGCGGACCGAAGGCGAGCTCCCCGTGGGCGAGGGGGGCGAAACCGTCGTGTTCCGCGTCCTTGGGAACCGGATCGTCGAGGTGATCGGCGCCGGCCCCGCTGCGGAGCGCCACCGCGCCTACTTCGCGACGGACCCGGCGCGCGGGAACATCGCGGAGCTGGCCTTCGGCTGCAACGAGCGGGCGGTCGTGACCGGCAACGTGCTCGAGGACGAGAAGGCGGGCTTCCACTGGGCCTTCGGGCGCAGCGACCACCTGGGCGGTGTCTGGGGCGTCGAAGCGTTCCTGAGCCCTCAGACGGTCGTCCACCAGGACATCGTCTACGCGCAGGGGAATCCGATCGGGATCGCCCGCGCCGATCTGGTCGCGGCGGACGGCAAGCGGATCACGGTGATCCGCGACGGCGCGTACGTCCTCTGGTAG
- the rfbB gene encoding dTDP-glucose 4,6-dehydratase has protein sequence METMLVTGGAGFIGSNFVRHALRQTGDRVVVLDKLTYAGSLESLAEVAGDPSFAFVLGDIADREVVASVFRDHGPSSVVNFAAESHVDRSIDGPRPFVETNIVGAFELLEASRRHAASLDEVRRGRFRFLHVSTDEVYGSLGPEGLFTEETPYNPNSPYAASKAAADHLVRAFHETYGLATIITNCSNNYGPFQFPEKLIPLMILNALEGKPLPIYGDGGNVRDWLYVLDHCEGILLALREGRPGGKYNIGGSNERRNVEIVDRICEVLDREVPPTSNAALASRGVTTYRSLKTFVPDRPGHDRRYAIDATLIREELGWKPAHDFESGIEETVRWYLSHRDWCEKVQSGRYARERLGLSTTPGGERKA, from the coding sequence ATGGAGACGATGCTGGTCACGGGCGGCGCGGGTTTCATCGGCTCGAACTTCGTCCGCCACGCGCTGCGCCAGACGGGCGACCGCGTCGTCGTGCTGGACAAGCTCACGTACGCGGGGAGCCTGGAGAGCCTGGCGGAGGTCGCCGGCGATCCCAGCTTCGCGTTCGTGCTGGGGGACATCGCGGATCGCGAAGTGGTGGCCTCGGTGTTTCGCGACCACGGCCCGTCGTCCGTGGTGAACTTCGCGGCGGAGAGCCACGTGGACCGCTCGATCGACGGCCCGCGGCCGTTCGTCGAGACGAACATCGTGGGAGCGTTCGAGCTGCTCGAAGCGTCGCGGCGCCATGCCGCCTCCCTCGACGAGGTCCGCCGCGGCCGGTTCCGGTTCCTGCACGTCTCCACCGACGAGGTGTACGGGAGCCTCGGACCCGAGGGGCTGTTCACGGAGGAGACCCCGTACAACCCCAATTCGCCGTACGCGGCGTCGAAGGCCGCCGCGGACCACCTGGTCCGTGCCTTTCACGAGACCTACGGCCTCGCCACGATCATCACGAACTGCTCGAACAACTACGGCCCCTTCCAGTTTCCGGAGAAGCTCATCCCCCTGATGATCTTGAACGCGCTCGAGGGCAAGCCGCTTCCCATCTATGGCGACGGCGGGAACGTGCGCGACTGGTTGTACGTGCTCGATCACTGCGAGGGGATCCTCCTGGCGCTCCGGGAAGGCCGGCCGGGGGGGAAGTACAACATCGGCGGAAGCAACGAGCGGCGAAACGTGGAGATCGTGGATCGGATCTGCGAGGTCCTCGACCGCGAGGTCCCTCCGACCTCGAACGCCGCGCTCGCCTCGCGCGGCGTCACGACCTACCGATCGCTCAAGACGTTCGTGCCGGACCGCCCGGGGCACGACCGGCGCTACGCGATCGATGCGACCCTCATCCGCGAGGAGCTCGGCTGGAAACCGGCGCACGACTTCGAGTCGGGGATCGAGGAGACCGTCCGCTGGTACCTGTCCCACCGGGATTGGTGCGAGAAGGTCCAGTCGGGCCGGTACGCGCGCGAGCGCCTCGGCCTCTCTACGACGCCCGGTGGGGAGAGGAAGGCATGA
- the rfbA gene encoding glucose-1-phosphate thymidylyltransferase RfbA — MKGIILAGGSGTRLHPLTRAVSKQLVPVYDKPMVYYPISTLMLAGIRDILVITTPQDQDAFRRLLGDGSPIGVRFAYAAQPRPGGLAQAFIIGREFVGSDRVALALGDNVFFGHGLGELLRNAAERETGATVFGYQVRDPERYGVVEFDGGGRAVSLEEKPARPRSTWAVTGLYFYDNRVLEVAATLEPSPRGELEITDVNRVYLEAGTLRVERMGRGYAWLDTGTPESLLHASNFIHTIQERQGLMVACLEEIAYTMGFIAADRVREIAAGMRGNAYGQYLLRLVEDES; from the coding sequence ATGAAGGGGATCATCCTCGCCGGCGGCTCGGGCACCCGGCTGCACCCGCTGACGCGGGCGGTCTCGAAGCAGCTCGTCCCCGTCTACGACAAGCCGATGGTGTATTACCCGATCTCGACCCTGATGCTCGCGGGAATACGGGACATCCTCGTCATCACGACGCCGCAGGACCAGGACGCTTTCAGGCGGCTCCTGGGGGATGGGAGCCCCATCGGCGTCCGATTCGCTTACGCCGCGCAGCCTCGCCCCGGAGGGCTCGCCCAGGCGTTCATCATCGGCCGGGAGTTCGTCGGCTCCGACCGGGTCGCGCTCGCGCTGGGCGACAACGTGTTCTTCGGACACGGCCTGGGAGAGCTGCTGAGAAACGCCGCGGAGCGGGAGACCGGCGCGACCGTGTTCGGCTACCAGGTCCGAGACCCGGAGCGGTACGGGGTCGTCGAGTTCGACGGCGGGGGCCGGGCCGTGAGCCTCGAGGAAAAGCCCGCGAGGCCCCGCTCCACCTGGGCGGTCACCGGGCTCTACTTCTACGACAACCGCGTGCTCGAGGTCGCCGCCACCCTCGAGCCTTCGCCGCGCGGCGAGCTGGAGATCACCGACGTCAACCGGGTCTACCTCGAGGCCGGGACGCTGCGCGTCGAGAGGATGGGCCGCGGGTACGCGTGGCTCGACACCGGGACTCCCGAATCGCTCCTCCACGCGTCGAACTTCATCCACACGATCCAGGAGCGGCAGGGGCTGATGGTGGCGTGCCTCGAGGAAATCGCGTACACGATGGGGTTCATCGCCGCCGACCGGGTGCGGGAGATCGCCGCCGGGATGCGCGGCAACGCGTACGGTCAATACCTCCTCCGGCTCGTCGAGGACGAGTCTTGA
- a CDS encoding cupin domain-containing protein, translating into MSEPSVFVAPTSLPWSETAFAGVRWKALHYDPVSGRSAFLLHLEPGASYPMHRHTEWEDYLVVEGSVQDAGALREAGTYVHHPGGSAHRLETAGGCLLFVSLAAPIELLKE; encoded by the coding sequence ATGAGCGAGCCGAGCGTCTTCGTCGCGCCCACGTCCCTGCCCTGGTCCGAGACGGCATTCGCGGGGGTCCGCTGGAAGGCTCTCCACTACGACCCGGTCAGCGGCCGCTCGGCGTTCCTCCTCCATCTCGAGCCCGGCGCGTCCTACCCGATGCACAGGCACACCGAGTGGGAAGACTACCTGGTCGTGGAGGGGTCGGTGCAGGACGCGGGGGCCCTGCGGGAGGCCGGCACCTACGTTCACCACCCGGGTGGAAGCGCGCACCGACTGGAGACGGCGGGAGGCTGCCTGCTTTTCGTGTCGCTGGCCGCTCCGATCGAGCTCCTGAAAGAGTGA
- a CDS encoding TonB family protein: MRPNSTVLLAVFLVACAGALAQTPATPPDQPPAPPQPAQTVPAQPAQPAQAQAAPAAPAQPPDPVLEAAKEAFRKGDYQTAVDSSKKVLEGKPEDFDAMYIAGVSSLRLGQFDPAEGYFNKLLQLEPRYPNVFFHLGHLAFARAEELSKEGRTEEAKAQYVEASKKFAVELEREPGQDKTLRARALALARAGDVDGAIQAYEATIAAAPETLSPYLALGSVYAELGRGDDAIKMLARAPKTNAKAAADGAFAIARTLYSKEKYAETLAFIQKMQEMSLDSRPLHGLLSATYARLGKIQESAQELCKFMSLKPPQEESENVGEVLKMAFGGDWAEEKAPKLLPKGALPELDRKYSPKYPPEARKDRIETQVMLMVQVKTDGTVGDTCTVPSGVLEQLRIYGVEQAAIECVKRWKFLPAKSAGEPVEAYYPAVVAFSMR, from the coding sequence GTGAGACCCAACTCGACGGTACTCTTGGCGGTGTTCCTCGTCGCGTGCGCGGGCGCCCTCGCCCAGACGCCGGCGACCCCGCCCGATCAGCCGCCCGCGCCTCCTCAGCCGGCGCAGACCGTCCCCGCCCAGCCGGCGCAGCCCGCGCAAGCGCAGGCTGCTCCGGCCGCCCCCGCCCAGCCTCCGGATCCCGTGCTCGAGGCTGCGAAGGAGGCATTCCGGAAGGGCGACTACCAGACCGCGGTGGACTCGTCGAAGAAGGTCCTGGAGGGGAAGCCCGAGGACTTCGACGCGATGTACATCGCCGGCGTCTCCTCGCTGCGTCTCGGCCAGTTCGACCCGGCGGAAGGGTATTTCAACAAGCTGCTCCAGCTCGAGCCCAGGTATCCGAACGTCTTCTTCCACCTCGGGCACCTCGCGTTCGCGCGGGCGGAGGAACTCTCCAAGGAGGGGAGGACCGAGGAGGCGAAGGCCCAGTACGTGGAGGCGTCGAAGAAGTTCGCGGTGGAGCTGGAGCGCGAGCCCGGCCAGGACAAGACGCTTCGCGCGCGAGCCCTGGCCCTCGCGAGGGCCGGCGACGTCGACGGCGCGATCCAGGCTTACGAGGCCACGATCGCCGCGGCGCCGGAGACGCTCTCGCCTTACCTGGCCCTGGGAAGCGTCTACGCGGAGCTCGGCCGCGGCGACGACGCGATCAAGATGCTCGCGCGCGCGCCGAAGACCAACGCCAAGGCGGCCGCCGACGGAGCGTTCGCGATCGCGCGGACGCTCTACTCCAAGGAGAAGTACGCCGAGACCCTGGCCTTCATCCAGAAGATGCAGGAGATGTCCCTCGACTCGCGGCCGCTCCACGGGCTGCTGTCGGCGACCTACGCCCGTCTGGGCAAGATCCAGGAGTCGGCGCAGGAGCTGTGCAAGTTCATGAGCCTGAAGCCCCCCCAGGAGGAGTCCGAGAACGTGGGCGAGGTCCTCAAGATGGCGTTCGGCGGGGACTGGGCCGAGGAGAAGGCGCCGAAGCTGCTGCCGAAGGGTGCGCTACCGGAGCTGGACCGGAAGTACTCCCCCAAGTATCCCCCCGAGGCCCGGAAGGATCGGATCGAGACCCAGGTGATGCTGATGGTCCAGGTCAAGACCGACGGGACCGTGGGCGACACGTGCACCGTCCCGTCGGGGGTGCTCGAGCAGTTGCGGATCTACGGCGTCGAGCAGGCGGCCATCGAGTGCGTCAAGCGCTGGAAGTTCCTGCCGGCGAAGAGCGCCGGTGAGCCCGTCGAGGCCTACTACCCGGCCGTCGTCGCGTTCTCGATGCGCTGA
- a CDS encoding M23 family metallopeptidase, producing the protein MHRSESGRVLVYALLLILLLAFLGLVVLASFRAGPSPAVTLTKPGTSIGRKTSVTVTVAEPDRGLSRVRVELVQGDRVEKLADKSYSPRPAWAFWGGKTDRDDLRLEIGRDAIKGLKAGPATLRVTAERAPAWLRHPSSTTAEAAFQVRLTPPSLGVTSTFHYAKQGGSEAVVYRVGESSVKDGVRAGALWFPGFPLPGGAKQDRFALFAVPYDLADPSKVKLVASDDAGNESEVSFIDQFTPRKPLGATFNLSDAFLNKVVPAILSQTPDMADKGGLLENFLALNGDLRRTDAAALVELGSKSKPEFLWSRTFLPMMNAKVTAPFAEHRTYVYQGRTVDHQDHLGFDLAATKAVPVPAGNDGVVVLARFFGIYGNAVVVDHGYGLESLYGHLSSIDVKEGQAVRRGDVLGRTGDTGLAGGDHLHFSILLDGQPVNPQEWWDGHWIHDRIARKLGGALRFQD; encoded by the coding sequence ATGCATCGCAGCGAATCCGGCCGCGTCCTCGTCTACGCCCTGCTCCTGATCCTGCTCTTGGCGTTCCTGGGCCTCGTGGTCCTCGCCTCGTTCCGCGCGGGGCCGTCGCCCGCCGTGACGCTGACCAAGCCTGGGACGTCGATCGGGCGCAAGACGTCCGTGACGGTCACGGTGGCCGAGCCGGACCGCGGGCTCTCCCGTGTCCGCGTCGAGCTCGTCCAGGGGGATCGCGTCGAGAAGCTCGCCGACAAGTCGTATTCGCCTCGCCCCGCGTGGGCGTTCTGGGGCGGGAAGACCGACCGCGACGACCTGCGGCTCGAGATCGGCCGCGACGCGATCAAGGGGCTCAAGGCCGGGCCGGCCACCCTTAGGGTCACCGCCGAGCGCGCGCCGGCGTGGCTCCGTCACCCTTCCTCCACGACCGCGGAGGCTGCGTTCCAGGTCCGCCTGACGCCGCCGAGCCTCGGCGTGACGTCCACGTTCCACTACGCGAAGCAGGGCGGCTCGGAAGCCGTCGTGTACCGCGTCGGCGAGTCCAGCGTCAAGGACGGCGTCCGGGCCGGTGCGCTCTGGTTCCCCGGTTTCCCGCTCCCCGGCGGCGCCAAGCAGGACCGGTTCGCGCTGTTCGCGGTCCCCTACGATCTCGCGGACCCGTCGAAGGTGAAGCTGGTCGCGTCGGACGACGCCGGGAACGAGTCCGAAGTGTCGTTCATCGATCAGTTCACCCCGAGGAAGCCCCTCGGCGCGACATTCAACCTGAGCGATGCGTTCCTCAACAAGGTCGTCCCGGCGATCCTGTCGCAGACCCCGGACATGGCGGACAAGGGCGGCCTCCTCGAAAACTTCCTGGCGCTGAACGGCGACCTGCGAAGAACGGACGCCGCGGCTCTCGTCGAGCTGGGCTCGAAGTCGAAGCCGGAGTTCCTCTGGAGCCGGACGTTCCTCCCGATGATGAACGCGAAGGTGACCGCGCCCTTCGCCGAGCACCGCACCTACGTCTATCAGGGACGCACGGTGGACCACCAGGACCACCTCGGGTTCGACCTCGCGGCCACCAAGGCGGTGCCGGTTCCGGCCGGGAACGACGGCGTCGTGGTGCTCGCCCGGTTCTTCGGGATCTACGGGAACGCGGTGGTGGTGGACCACGGGTACGGCCTCGAGAGCCTGTACGGGCACCTCTCGTCCATCGACGTGAAGGAAGGGCAGGCGGTCAGGCGAGGAGACGTCCTCGGCCGGACAGGAGACACCGGCCTGGCCGGCGGAGACCATCTCCACTTCTCGATCCTGCTCGATGGCCAGCCGGTGAACCCGCAGGAGTGGTGGGACGGCCACTGGATCCACGACCGGATCGCGCGGAAGCTGGGGGGAGCGCTTCGCTTCCAGGACTGA